One genomic window of Anguilla anguilla isolate fAngAng1 chromosome 13, fAngAng1.pri, whole genome shotgun sequence includes the following:
- the uba3 gene encoding NEDD8-activating enzyme E1 catalytic subunit isoform X3, with protein MAVDGGSGVTGDWDGRWNHVKKFLERPGPFTHPDFEPSTESLQFLLETCKILVIGAGGLGCELLKNLALSGFRHIHVIDMDTIDVSNLNRQFLFRPKDVGRPKADVAAEFVNSRIPGCKVVPYFKKIQDFDESFYRQFHIIVCGLDSIVARRWMNGMLMSLLIYEDGVLDSSSIIPLIDGGTEGFKGNARVILPGMSACIECTLELYPPQINFPMCTIASMPRLPEHCVEYVRILQWPKEKPFGDDVALDGDDPEHIQWVFQKSQERASEFNITGVTYRLTQGVVKRIIPAVASTNAVIAAACATEVFKIASSAYIPLNNYMVFNDVDGLYTYTFEAERKEDCAACSQVPQKLQFSPSAKLQDVLDYLTENASLQMKSPAITATLEGKNKTLYLQTVASIEERTRPNLCKTLKELGLADGQELAVADVTTPQTVLFKLNFT; from the exons ATGGCAGTAGATGGCGGGAGCGGGGTCACGGGAGACTGGGATGGGCGTTGGAATCACGTCAAGAAGTTTCTGGAGAGACCTGGACCATTCACACACCCTGACTTTGAGCCCAGCACAGAA tcacttcagtttttattaGAAACATGTAAGATTCTGGTTATCGGAGCAGGTGGCTTGGGCTGTGAACTCCTCAAAAATCTG GCCCTGTCAGGTTTTCGGCACATTCACGTCATAGATATGGACACCATTGACGTCTCCAACCTGAACAGACAGTTTCTATTTAG GCCTAAAGATGTGGGGCGGCCAAAGGCAGATGTGGCAGCAGAGTTTGTGAACAGTCGTATCCCTGGATGCAAAGTGGTACC gtattttaagaaaatacaaGATTTTGATGAATCATTTTATCGCC AGTTCCATATTATTGTCTGTGGGTTGGACTCTATCGTGGCCAGGAGATGGATGAACGGGATGTTG ATGTCCCTCCTTATATACGAAGATGGTGTCCTGGACTCCAGCTCCATCATCCCGCTCATCGATGGGGGGACCGAGGGCTTCAAGGGGAACGCGCGAGTCATTCTCCCTGGCATGAGCGCGTGCATCGAGTGCACTCTTGAGCTCTACCCACCCCAG attaATTTCCCAATGTGTACCATTGCTTCCATGCCCCGGTTGCCAGAGCACTGTGTAGAATATGTTCGCATACTCCAGTGGCCTAAAGAAAAACCCTTTGGAG ATGATGTTGCACTGGATGGTGATGACCCTGAACACATCCAGTGGGTGTTTCAAAAGTCCCAGGAGCGAGCGTCCGAGTTTAACATTACAGGGGTGACCTACAGACTCACTCAAG GTGTTGTGAAGAGGATCATCCCTGCAGTGGCCTCTACGAATGCAGTCATTGCAG cGGCATGTGCAACTGAAGTATTCAAAATTGCTTCAAG TGCCTACATTCCCCTGAATAACTATATGGTGTTCAATGATGTCGACGGTCTGTACACCTACACGtttgaggcagagagaaag GAGGACTGTGCCGCCTGCAGCCAGGTACCTCAGAAACTGCAGTTCTCTCCATCGGCCAAGCTGCAGGACGTGCTGGACTACTTGACTGAGAATGCCTCTCT acAAATGAAATCTCCTGCTATCACAGCAACTCTGGagggtaaaaataaaacactgtatTTGCAG actgTAGCATCTATTGAAGAAAGAACACGGCCAAATCTTTGCAAAACACTGAAAG AGCTGGGATTGGCTGATGGGCAGGAACTGGCTGTCGCTGATGTCACCACTCCCCAGACTGTCCTCTTCAAACTTAATTTCACCTGA
- the uba3 gene encoding NEDD8-activating enzyme E1 catalytic subunit isoform X1: MADVVEPEKKRRRIEELTEKMAVDGGSGVTGDWDGRWNHVKKFLERPGPFTHPDFEPSTESLQFLLETCKILVIGAGGLGCELLKNLALSGFRHIHVIDMDTIDVSNLNRQFLFRPKDVGRPKADVAAEFVNSRIPGCKVVPYFKKIQDFDESFYRQFHIIVCGLDSIVARRWMNGMLMSLLIYEDGVLDSSSIIPLIDGGTEGFKGNARVILPGMSACIECTLELYPPQINFPMCTIASMPRLPEHCVEYVRILQWPKEKPFGDDVALDGDDPEHIQWVFQKSQERASEFNITGVTYRLTQGVVKRIIPAVASTNAVIAAACATEVFKIASSAYIPLNNYMVFNDVDGLYTYTFEAERKEDCAACSQVPQKLQFSPSAKLQDVLDYLTENASLQMKSPAITATLEGKNKTLYLQTVASIEERTRPNLCKTLKELGLADGQELAVADVTTPQTVLFKLNFT, translated from the exons ATGGCGGATGTAGTCGAGCC GGAGAAGAAAAGAAGGAGAATAGAAGAGCTGACTGAGAA AATGGCAGTAGATGGCGGGAGCGGGGTCACGGGAGACTGGGATGGGCGTTGGAATCACGTCAAGAAGTTTCTGGAGAGACCTGGACCATTCACACACCCTGACTTTGAGCCCAGCACAGAA tcacttcagtttttattaGAAACATGTAAGATTCTGGTTATCGGAGCAGGTGGCTTGGGCTGTGAACTCCTCAAAAATCTG GCCCTGTCAGGTTTTCGGCACATTCACGTCATAGATATGGACACCATTGACGTCTCCAACCTGAACAGACAGTTTCTATTTAG GCCTAAAGATGTGGGGCGGCCAAAGGCAGATGTGGCAGCAGAGTTTGTGAACAGTCGTATCCCTGGATGCAAAGTGGTACC gtattttaagaaaatacaaGATTTTGATGAATCATTTTATCGCC AGTTCCATATTATTGTCTGTGGGTTGGACTCTATCGTGGCCAGGAGATGGATGAACGGGATGTTG ATGTCCCTCCTTATATACGAAGATGGTGTCCTGGACTCCAGCTCCATCATCCCGCTCATCGATGGGGGGACCGAGGGCTTCAAGGGGAACGCGCGAGTCATTCTCCCTGGCATGAGCGCGTGCATCGAGTGCACTCTTGAGCTCTACCCACCCCAG attaATTTCCCAATGTGTACCATTGCTTCCATGCCCCGGTTGCCAGAGCACTGTGTAGAATATGTTCGCATACTCCAGTGGCCTAAAGAAAAACCCTTTGGAG ATGATGTTGCACTGGATGGTGATGACCCTGAACACATCCAGTGGGTGTTTCAAAAGTCCCAGGAGCGAGCGTCCGAGTTTAACATTACAGGGGTGACCTACAGACTCACTCAAG GTGTTGTGAAGAGGATCATCCCTGCAGTGGCCTCTACGAATGCAGTCATTGCAG cGGCATGTGCAACTGAAGTATTCAAAATTGCTTCAAG TGCCTACATTCCCCTGAATAACTATATGGTGTTCAATGATGTCGACGGTCTGTACACCTACACGtttgaggcagagagaaag GAGGACTGTGCCGCCTGCAGCCAGGTACCTCAGAAACTGCAGTTCTCTCCATCGGCCAAGCTGCAGGACGTGCTGGACTACTTGACTGAGAATGCCTCTCT acAAATGAAATCTCCTGCTATCACAGCAACTCTGGagggtaaaaataaaacactgtatTTGCAG actgTAGCATCTATTGAAGAAAGAACACGGCCAAATCTTTGCAAAACACTGAAAG AGCTGGGATTGGCTGATGGGCAGGAACTGGCTGTCGCTGATGTCACCACTCCCCAGACTGTCCTCTTCAAACTTAATTTCACCTGA
- the uba3 gene encoding NEDD8-activating enzyme E1 catalytic subunit isoform X2 — protein MADVVEPMAVDGGSGVTGDWDGRWNHVKKFLERPGPFTHPDFEPSTESLQFLLETCKILVIGAGGLGCELLKNLALSGFRHIHVIDMDTIDVSNLNRQFLFRPKDVGRPKADVAAEFVNSRIPGCKVVPYFKKIQDFDESFYRQFHIIVCGLDSIVARRWMNGMLMSLLIYEDGVLDSSSIIPLIDGGTEGFKGNARVILPGMSACIECTLELYPPQINFPMCTIASMPRLPEHCVEYVRILQWPKEKPFGDDVALDGDDPEHIQWVFQKSQERASEFNITGVTYRLTQGVVKRIIPAVASTNAVIAAACATEVFKIASSAYIPLNNYMVFNDVDGLYTYTFEAERKEDCAACSQVPQKLQFSPSAKLQDVLDYLTENASLQMKSPAITATLEGKNKTLYLQTVASIEERTRPNLCKTLKELGLADGQELAVADVTTPQTVLFKLNFT, from the exons ATGGCGGATGTAGTCGAGCC AATGGCAGTAGATGGCGGGAGCGGGGTCACGGGAGACTGGGATGGGCGTTGGAATCACGTCAAGAAGTTTCTGGAGAGACCTGGACCATTCACACACCCTGACTTTGAGCCCAGCACAGAA tcacttcagtttttattaGAAACATGTAAGATTCTGGTTATCGGAGCAGGTGGCTTGGGCTGTGAACTCCTCAAAAATCTG GCCCTGTCAGGTTTTCGGCACATTCACGTCATAGATATGGACACCATTGACGTCTCCAACCTGAACAGACAGTTTCTATTTAG GCCTAAAGATGTGGGGCGGCCAAAGGCAGATGTGGCAGCAGAGTTTGTGAACAGTCGTATCCCTGGATGCAAAGTGGTACC gtattttaagaaaatacaaGATTTTGATGAATCATTTTATCGCC AGTTCCATATTATTGTCTGTGGGTTGGACTCTATCGTGGCCAGGAGATGGATGAACGGGATGTTG ATGTCCCTCCTTATATACGAAGATGGTGTCCTGGACTCCAGCTCCATCATCCCGCTCATCGATGGGGGGACCGAGGGCTTCAAGGGGAACGCGCGAGTCATTCTCCCTGGCATGAGCGCGTGCATCGAGTGCACTCTTGAGCTCTACCCACCCCAG attaATTTCCCAATGTGTACCATTGCTTCCATGCCCCGGTTGCCAGAGCACTGTGTAGAATATGTTCGCATACTCCAGTGGCCTAAAGAAAAACCCTTTGGAG ATGATGTTGCACTGGATGGTGATGACCCTGAACACATCCAGTGGGTGTTTCAAAAGTCCCAGGAGCGAGCGTCCGAGTTTAACATTACAGGGGTGACCTACAGACTCACTCAAG GTGTTGTGAAGAGGATCATCCCTGCAGTGGCCTCTACGAATGCAGTCATTGCAG cGGCATGTGCAACTGAAGTATTCAAAATTGCTTCAAG TGCCTACATTCCCCTGAATAACTATATGGTGTTCAATGATGTCGACGGTCTGTACACCTACACGtttgaggcagagagaaag GAGGACTGTGCCGCCTGCAGCCAGGTACCTCAGAAACTGCAGTTCTCTCCATCGGCCAAGCTGCAGGACGTGCTGGACTACTTGACTGAGAATGCCTCTCT acAAATGAAATCTCCTGCTATCACAGCAACTCTGGagggtaaaaataaaacactgtatTTGCAG actgTAGCATCTATTGAAGAAAGAACACGGCCAAATCTTTGCAAAACACTGAAAG AGCTGGGATTGGCTGATGGGCAGGAACTGGCTGTCGCTGATGTCACCACTCCCCAGACTGTCCTCTTCAAACTTAATTTCACCTGA
- the arl6ip5a gene encoding ADP-ribosylation factor-like 6 interacting protein 5a, protein MAKVEIAPLRPWDDFFPGTDRFAKPDFSDLVKWNNRVVSNLLYYQTNYLAMAIVVFMIVGFLNPLGMILGGAVVSLVFIGSVWGAENKVMIKNFKKKNPTLFVLAVMGASYFLMSLFGGVMVFIFGITFPLLLVCAHASTRLRNLKNKLENKIEGVGLKKTPMGIIMEALGQQEENFNKIQDFLESKIKE, encoded by the exons ATGGCAAAGGTGGAAATTGCACCACTGAGACCCTGGGATGATTTCTTCCCTGGAACCGATCGGTTCGCCAAACCAGATTTTTCCGATTTGGTCAAATGGAATAACAGGGTTGTCAGTAATCTGTTATATTATCAGACAAATTATTTGGCGATGGCAATCGTTGTGTTTATGATTGTGGG GTTTCTGAACCCTCTGGGCATGATTTTGGGTGGGGCAGTCGTCTCCCTTGTGTTCATTGGCTCGGTATGGGGTGCGGAGAACAAGGTTATGATCAAGAACTTCAAGAAGAAAAATCCCACGCTGTTCGTCCTGGCTGTTATGGGCGCAAGCTACTTCCTCATGTCCCTCTTTGGAGGGGTCATGGTCTTCATCTTCGGAATCACTTTCCCACTGCTCT TGGTCTGTGCACATGCTTCCACACGGCTGCGCAACTTGAAGAACAAGTTGGAGAACAAgattgagggggtggggctgaagAAGACGCCCATGGGCATCATCATGGAGGCGCTGGGCCAGCAGGAAGAGAACTTCAACAAGATCCAGGACTTCCTGGAGAGCAAGATCAAGGAGTGA